From Klebsiella electrica, the proteins below share one genomic window:
- a CDS encoding sugar ABC transporter ATP-binding protein has translation MTEAAVLSPLLSMRHIIKRFGGNVAVNNVSLDIYPGQVVALLGENGAGKSTLIKVLAGVYSRDGGEILFRGQPVDSAAALRQGNEQPIAFIHQDLGLVEWMTVAENMALVMGFPRRFGLIDWAATKRQAQKALEDIGIQIDPDDRVFDLSRTEKSLLAIARAVAVDASVLVLDEPTASLPADDVRHLFRVMNILREKQVGMIYITHRLDEVMEMADTVCAMRDGCYAGGGDISRYSLRGLVELIVGENLRDDQRQPLPDASAPVLLKMDHVKVGDTGPVSFELRAGEMVALAGLRGAGQEEIGRLLFACRTQESGQITLNGVPFTATTPGEAMSAGVSFVAGDRLHESLIPGMMVRENLFMNPCKHGHAPLSRYNEKSEAPLSWEKIRQFDVRPSQINIEISALSGGNQQKVVMARWLSLNAPLLILEDPSAGVDVGARAEIYDLLNQALQNGVAILVISNDLEEVAHICNRALVFNRGQIVGELLNQDVTFARLLELASGSGTIH, from the coding sequence ATGACAGAAGCAGCAGTGTTGTCTCCGTTGTTATCTATGCGCCACATCATCAAGCGTTTTGGTGGCAATGTGGCGGTCAATAACGTCAGTCTGGATATTTACCCGGGCCAGGTTGTGGCGCTGTTGGGAGAAAACGGCGCTGGCAAATCGACGTTGATTAAGGTGCTGGCGGGCGTCTATTCCCGTGATGGCGGCGAGATCCTGTTTCGCGGTCAGCCGGTGGATTCTGCCGCCGCGTTACGTCAGGGCAACGAACAGCCTATCGCCTTTATTCATCAGGATTTAGGCCTGGTAGAGTGGATGACCGTCGCCGAAAACATGGCGCTGGTGATGGGGTTTCCCCGTCGCTTCGGTCTGATTGACTGGGCGGCCACCAAACGCCAGGCGCAAAAAGCGCTGGAAGATATCGGCATTCAGATAGACCCGGATGACCGCGTGTTTGACCTTTCCCGCACCGAAAAATCCCTGCTGGCGATTGCCCGCGCGGTGGCAGTTGACGCCTCGGTACTGGTGCTCGATGAACCGACCGCCTCACTGCCTGCCGACGATGTACGCCACCTGTTCCGCGTCATGAACATCCTGCGCGAGAAGCAGGTAGGCATGATTTACATCACCCACCGCCTGGATGAGGTGATGGAGATGGCGGATACCGTTTGTGCGATGCGCGATGGTTGCTACGCCGGAGGCGGCGATATCAGCCGCTACAGCCTGCGTGGTCTGGTCGAACTGATTGTGGGCGAAAACCTGCGTGATGACCAGCGCCAGCCCTTACCCGATGCCAGCGCGCCGGTGCTGTTGAAAATGGACCACGTCAAAGTGGGCGATACCGGGCCGGTCTCCTTCGAGCTGCGTGCCGGAGAGATGGTGGCGCTCGCCGGTCTGCGTGGCGCCGGTCAGGAAGAGATTGGACGTTTACTGTTTGCCTGCAGGACGCAGGAAAGTGGACAAATCACCTTAAATGGCGTGCCGTTTACGGCGACAACACCAGGGGAGGCGATGTCCGCCGGCGTCTCTTTTGTCGCCGGCGACCGTCTTCATGAAAGTCTGATTCCGGGCATGATGGTGCGTGAAAACCTGTTTATGAACCCCTGTAAACACGGTCATGCGCCGCTTTCCCGCTATAACGAAAAAAGCGAAGCGCCGCTGAGCTGGGAGAAAATCCGCCAGTTCGACGTGCGCCCCTCGCAGATAAATATTGAAATCAGTGCACTGTCGGGCGGCAACCAGCAAAAAGTGGTCATGGCACGCTGGCTCTCGCTCAATGCCCCTCTGCTCATTCTGGAAGACCCTTCTGCAGGCGTTGACGTGGGCGCACGCGCAGAAATTTACGATTTACTCAATCAGGCGCTGCAAAACGGCGTTGCCATTCTGGTCATTTCCAACGACCTGGAAGAGGTGGCGCACATCTGTAACCGGGCGCTGGTATTTAACCGCGGGCAGATCGTCGGCGAACTGCTCAACCAGGATGTCACCTTTGCCAGATTGCTTGAGCTGGCATCGGGCAGCGGCACCATACATTAA
- the yiaJ gene encoding IclR family transcriptional regulator YiaJ codes for MNTKESENAPEKERPAGSQSLFRGLMLIEILSNYPNGCPLAHLSELAGLNKSTVHRLLQGLQSCGYVTPAPAAGSYRLTTKFIAVGQKALTSLNIIHVAAPHLEALNLSTGETINFSSREDDHAILIYKLEPTTGMLRTRAYIGQHMPLYCSAMGKIYMAFGQQEYVKEYWETHQEQIQPLTRNTITGLPAMYDELAQIRESVMAMDREENELGVSCIAVPVFDIQHRVPYAISISLSTSRLKQIGEKNLLKPLRDTAQAISNELGFTLRV; via the coding sequence ATGAACACAAAAGAGAGTGAAAACGCGCCGGAGAAAGAGCGGCCGGCTGGAAGCCAAAGTTTGTTTCGCGGTTTGATGTTGATAGAAATCTTAAGCAATTACCCGAACGGTTGCCCGCTGGCGCATCTTTCAGAACTGGCCGGGCTGAACAAAAGCACCGTGCACCGATTACTACAAGGGCTGCAATCCTGTGGCTACGTCACTCCCGCACCCGCCGCCGGGAGCTATCGTTTAACCACCAAATTTATTGCCGTCGGACAAAAAGCCCTGACGTCGCTGAATATTATCCATGTGGCGGCGCCGCATCTGGAAGCGCTAAACCTCTCTACCGGGGAAACCATCAACTTCTCCAGCCGTGAGGACGATCACGCCATTCTGATTTATAAGCTGGAACCGACGACCGGGATGCTGCGTACCCGCGCGTATATCGGCCAACATATGCCGCTGTACTGTTCGGCAATGGGTAAGATCTACATGGCGTTTGGTCAGCAGGAATATGTGAAAGAGTACTGGGAAACGCATCAGGAGCAGATTCAGCCTCTGACGCGCAACACCATTACGGGGCTGCCTGCGATGTACGATGAGCTGGCGCAAATTCGTGAAAGCGTGATGGCGATGGACCGTGAAGAGAATGAGCTTGGCGTTTCCTGCATTGCTGTTCCGGTGTTTGATATTCAACACCGTGTACCGTATGCCATCTCCATCTCACTCTCGACGTCACGTCTGAAACAGATTGGCGAGAAAAATTTGCTTAAGCCGCTGCGCGACACGGCACAGGCCATCTCTAACGAACTGGGATTTACCTTACGCGTGTAG
- the avtA gene encoding valine--pyruvate transaminase, translating to MTFSLFGDKFTRHSGITRLMEDLNDGLRTPGAIMLGGGNPAQIPEMNDYFQNLLADMLTNGKALDALCNYDGPQGKSELLSALAQMLREALGWEIEPQNIALTNGSQSAFFYLFNLFAGRRADGSTRKVLFPLTPEYIGYADSGLEEDLFVATRPNIELLPEGQFKYHVDFEHLQVTEETGMICVSRPTNPTGNVITDEELIKLDALAHQHGVPLVIDNAYGVPFPGIIFSDARPLWNPNIVLCMSLSKLGLPGSRCGIIVANEKIITAISNMNGIISLAPGGMGPAMMCEMIKRNDLLRLSETVIKPFYYQRVQETIAIIRRYLPEDRCLIHKPEGAIFLWLWFKDLPISTELLYQRLKKRGVLMVPGDYFFPGLDKPWPHTHQCMRMNYVPDPEKIEAGVKILAEEVERAWGEQGA from the coding sequence ATGACATTTTCACTTTTCGGCGACAAATTCACCCGTCATTCAGGCATTACCCGCTTGATGGAAGACCTCAATGACGGCCTGCGCACTCCGGGCGCAATCATGCTGGGCGGCGGTAATCCCGCGCAGATCCCGGAAATGAACGACTACTTCCAGAACCTGCTGGCCGACATGCTCACCAACGGCAAAGCCCTTGATGCGCTTTGTAATTACGACGGTCCGCAGGGAAAAAGCGAACTTCTGAGCGCGTTGGCGCAGATGCTGCGTGAAGCGCTGGGCTGGGAGATCGAACCACAGAATATTGCACTAACAAATGGCAGTCAGAGTGCATTTTTCTACTTGTTTAACCTCTTTGCCGGGCGCCGTGCGGATGGCAGCACCCGCAAAGTCCTGTTCCCGCTAACGCCGGAATATATCGGCTACGCCGACTCGGGCCTCGAAGAGGATCTGTTTGTCGCCACCCGCCCGAATATTGAGCTGCTGCCAGAAGGCCAGTTTAAATACCACGTCGATTTTGAGCACCTGCAGGTCACGGAAGAGACGGGGATGATTTGCGTCTCTCGCCCGACCAACCCGACCGGTAACGTGATTACCGACGAAGAGCTGATCAAACTGGATGCGCTGGCCCACCAGCACGGCGTCCCGCTGGTGATTGATAACGCGTATGGCGTGCCTTTCCCGGGGATTATTTTCAGCGACGCCAGACCGCTGTGGAACCCGAATATTGTGCTGTGTATGAGCCTGTCCAAGCTGGGCCTGCCGGGCAGCCGCTGCGGGATCATCGTCGCCAATGAGAAAATCATTACCGCCATCAGCAACATGAACGGGATCATCAGCCTTGCGCCGGGCGGAATGGGGCCGGCAATGATGTGCGAAATGATCAAACGCAACGACCTGCTGCGCCTGTCGGAAACGGTCATCAAACCGTTCTACTACCAGCGCGTACAGGAAACTATCGCCATTATTCGCCGCTATCTGCCGGAAGATCGCTGCCTGATTCATAAACCTGAAGGGGCGATTTTCCTCTGGCTGTGGTTTAAAGATCTGCCGATCTCCACCGAGCTGCTGTACCAGCGGCTGAAAAAACGCGGCGTGCTGATGGTGCCGGGCGACTACTTCTTCCCGGGCCTTGATAAGCCCTGGCCGCACACCCACCAGTGCATGCGCATGAACTACGTGCCAGACCCGGAGAAAATTGAAGCGGGCGTGAAAATCCTCGCCGAAGAGGTTGAACGCGCCTGGGGTGAGCAGGGCGCGTAA
- a CDS encoding alpha-amylase: MKLAALASLLLPGMAFAAWTTPDFPAFTEEGTGRFISQNEVAKGTRPLQINFGQQCWQPAGAIKLNQMLSMEPCRGAPAQWRVFREGRYTLEVDTRSGTPTLMLSLEEKEAATVSAPQLRQCPKWDGKPLTLDVSQTFAEGSKVRDFYSGNLATVSAGKITLQPAPNSNGLLLLERADTPADAPFNWHNATVYFVLTDRFVNGNPANDNSYGRHKDGMQEIGTFHGGDLQGLTSKLDYLKALGVNALWISSPLEQIHGWVGGGTKGDFPHYAYHGYYAQDWTRLDANMGSEEDLRRLVDEAHKRGIRILFDVVMNHTGYATLADMQAFKFGALYLQGEELKKTLGEHWTNWKPGPGQTWHSFNDYINFSDKAGWEKWWGKKWIRTDIGDYDNPGFDDLTMSLAFLPDLKTESTVPSGLPNFYRNKPDTAAKEIPGYTPRDYLTHWLSQWVRDYGIDGFRVDTAKHVELAAWQQLKNQATAALAAWKKANPEKALDNAPFWMTGEAWGHGVMQSDYYRHGFDAMINFDYQDQAAKASGCLSSIDLTWQQMADKLQTFNVLSYLSSHDTRLFREGGSTAAELLLLAPGAVQLFYGDESARPFGPTGSDPLQGTRSDMNWQDVAGKAALSVSHWQKLGQFRARHPAIGMGKQTTLSMPQGYGFVRENADDKVMVVWAGQR, from the coding sequence ATGAAACTCGCTGCGCTAGCGTCGCTGTTGTTGCCAGGAATGGCCTTCGCCGCCTGGACCACCCCCGATTTTCCGGCCTTTACCGAAGAGGGCACCGGCAGATTTATCAGTCAAAATGAGGTGGCGAAGGGAACGCGCCCGCTACAAATTAATTTTGGCCAACAGTGCTGGCAGCCTGCCGGGGCGATCAAACTCAACCAGATGCTGTCCATGGAGCCCTGCCGCGGCGCCCCCGCGCAGTGGCGGGTCTTCCGCGAAGGTCGCTACACGCTTGAAGTGGATACCCGCTCCGGTACGCCAACGCTGATGCTCTCGCTGGAGGAAAAAGAGGCGGCGACGGTTTCCGCGCCGCAGCTGCGCCAGTGTCCAAAATGGGATGGCAAGCCGCTGACGCTGGATGTCAGTCAGACCTTTGCCGAGGGCAGCAAAGTCCGTGATTTCTACAGCGGCAATCTCGCCACGGTCAGCGCCGGGAAAATTACGCTGCAACCGGCCCCCAACAGCAACGGTTTACTGCTCCTTGAGCGGGCAGACACCCCCGCCGATGCTCCTTTCAACTGGCATAACGCCACCGTCTATTTCGTGCTGACCGACCGTTTCGTCAACGGTAACCCGGCCAACGACAACAGCTATGGGCGGCACAAAGACGGGATGCAGGAAATCGGCACCTTCCACGGCGGCGACCTGCAAGGGCTGACCAGCAAACTCGACTACCTGAAAGCGTTAGGCGTTAACGCGCTGTGGATAAGCTCGCCGCTGGAACAAATTCACGGCTGGGTCGGCGGCGGAACCAAGGGCGATTTCCCGCATTACGCCTATCACGGCTACTACGCTCAGGACTGGACCAGACTGGATGCCAATATGGGGAGCGAGGAAGATTTGCGTCGTCTGGTTGATGAGGCGCACAAGCGCGGCATTCGCATCCTGTTCGATGTGGTGATGAACCACACCGGCTACGCCACTCTCGCCGATATGCAGGCGTTCAAATTCGGCGCGCTGTATCTGCAGGGCGAGGAGCTGAAAAAGACCCTCGGGGAACACTGGACCAACTGGAAACCCGGCCCGGGCCAGACCTGGCACAGCTTCAACGACTACATCAACTTCAGCGATAAAGCCGGCTGGGAAAAGTGGTGGGGCAAAAAGTGGATTCGCACCGATATTGGCGACTACGACAACCCCGGCTTTGACGATCTGACCATGTCCCTGGCCTTCCTGCCGGATCTGAAAACGGAATCAACGGTCCCTTCCGGGTTACCAAACTTCTATCGCAACAAGCCGGATACGGCGGCGAAAGAAATTCCCGGCTATACGCCGCGCGATTATCTGACCCACTGGTTGAGTCAGTGGGTGCGTGATTACGGCATTGACGGTTTCCGCGTCGATACCGCCAAACACGTCGAACTGGCCGCCTGGCAACAGTTAAAAAACCAGGCCACCGCGGCGCTGGCGGCATGGAAAAAAGCCAACCCGGAAAAAGCGCTGGATAACGCGCCGTTCTGGATGACCGGCGAGGCCTGGGGCCACGGCGTCATGCAGAGCGATTACTACCGCCACGGTTTTGATGCGATGATTAACTTCGACTACCAGGATCAGGCGGCGAAAGCGTCAGGCTGTCTCTCCAGTATTGACCTGACCTGGCAGCAGATGGCGGATAAACTGCAGACGTTTAACGTCCTGAGCTATCTCTCATCCCACGACACGCGTCTGTTCCGCGAAGGCGGCAGCACCGCGGCAGAACTGCTGCTGCTGGCGCCAGGCGCGGTACAGCTCTTCTATGGCGATGAGTCCGCGCGGCCGTTCGGACCTACCGGCTCAGATCCGCTGCAGGGGACGCGTTCGGATATGAACTGGCAGGACGTCGCGGGTAAAGCCGCGCTCAGCGTCAGCCACTGGCAGAAACTCGGCCAGTTCCGCGCCCGCCACCCGGCGATTGGCATGGGTAAACAGACCACGCTCTCGATGCCGCAGGGTTACGGTTTCGTCCGTGAAAACGCCGATGACAAAGTGATGGTGGTCTGGGCGGGTCAACGATAG
- a CDS encoding protein bax — MISIPMRRYGAAILMLLTCIFSGSVLATTHIATTSHKASQVKKSSQVKVSSKQEYSRNSVKSSSLPDLRKYPSGTPRKKAFLRTVMPYITKQNQVITADRNWLVAKQYDSRWSPTERTRLKDIAARYKVKWSGNTRHIPWSTLMERVDIIPNSMVATMAAAESGWGTSRLARMNNNLFGMKCGGGNCSGAMKGYSQFDSVEESVQAYVTNLNTHPAYSSFRKSRAQLRKADQELTASTMIHKLKGYSTKGSSYNNYLFAMYQDNQRLIAAHM; from the coding sequence ATGATATCGATTCCCATGCGACGATATGGGGCTGCGATACTCATGTTACTTACCTGTATATTTTCAGGGAGTGTGTTGGCAACAACCCACATAGCAACAACGAGTCATAAAGCCTCACAAGTAAAGAAAAGTAGTCAGGTTAAGGTAAGCAGTAAACAAGAGTATTCTCGCAATAGTGTAAAGAGTAGTTCACTTCCTGATTTGCGAAAATACCCTTCCGGAACCCCAAGGAAAAAAGCGTTTCTCCGGACGGTAATGCCTTATATTACTAAACAGAATCAGGTGATCACCGCCGATCGTAACTGGCTTGTCGCCAAACAATACGACTCGCGCTGGTCACCGACAGAGCGCACGCGTCTGAAGGATATTGCGGCACGCTATAAGGTGAAATGGTCTGGCAATACGCGTCATATTCCATGGAGTACGCTGATGGAACGCGTTGACATCATTCCGAACAGTATGGTGGCGACCATGGCGGCGGCGGAAAGCGGTTGGGGTACCTCCAGACTGGCGCGGATGAACAACAATCTGTTTGGTATGAAATGCGGTGGCGGGAACTGCAGCGGCGCGATGAAAGGCTACTCCCAGTTTGATTCTGTGGAGGAGTCGGTACAGGCTTACGTGACGAACCTGAACACGCATCCGGCATACAGCTCCTTCCGTAAATCACGCGCGCAGCTGCGTAAAGCGGATCAGGAACTGACGGCCAGCACCATGATTCATAAGCTGAAGGGTTATTCGACGAAAGGGTCGAGCTATAACAACTATCTCTTCGCGATGTATCAGGACAACCAGCGGCTGATTGCTGCCCATATGTAA
- the xylR gene encoding D-xylose utilization transcriptional activator XylR (D-xylose enhances binding of XylR to the xyl promoter and activates transcription.): MFAKRHRITLLFNANKAYDRQVVEGVGEYLQASQQEWDIFIEEDFRARIENIREWLGDGVIADYDDPEIERLLADVEVPIVGVGGSYHRPECYPPVHYIATDNAALVESAFLHLKEKGVQRFAFYGLPASSGKRWAVEREHAFCQLVAKEKYRGVVYQGLETAPENWQHAQNRLADWLQTLPPQTGIIAVTDARARHVLQACELLHIPVPEKLCVIGIDNEELTRYLSRVALSSVAQGTRQMGYQAAKLLHRLLDKEPLPLQRRLVPPMRVVERRSTDYRSLSDPSVIQAMHYIRNNACKGIKVEQVLDAVGISRSNLEKRFKEEVGDTIHSIIHREKLEKARSLLVSTTLSINEISQMCGYPSLQYFYSVFKKEYDVTPKEYRDRHSEVMM, from the coding sequence ATGTTTGCAAAGCGCCACCGTATTACGCTGCTATTCAATGCCAACAAAGCCTACGACCGGCAGGTCGTCGAAGGGGTAGGAGAATATTTACAGGCATCGCAACAGGAATGGGATATCTTCATTGAAGAGGATTTTCGGGCGCGTATCGAGAATATCAGGGAGTGGCTGGGCGACGGCGTGATTGCTGATTATGACGACCCGGAAATCGAAAGACTGCTGGCCGACGTCGAGGTCCCGATTGTCGGCGTCGGCGGCTCCTATCATCGCCCCGAATGCTATCCCCCGGTGCACTACATTGCGACGGATAACGCCGCGCTGGTCGAAAGCGCCTTCCTGCATCTGAAAGAAAAGGGCGTCCAGCGCTTCGCCTTTTACGGGCTGCCCGCTTCCAGCGGAAAACGCTGGGCGGTCGAGCGCGAACACGCGTTTTGCCAGCTGGTCGCGAAGGAGAAATATCGCGGCGTGGTTTACCAGGGGCTGGAGACCGCGCCGGAAAACTGGCAACACGCGCAAAACCGGCTGGCGGACTGGCTGCAAACGCTCCCCCCGCAAACCGGGATTATCGCCGTGACCGATGCCCGCGCCCGCCACGTGCTCCAGGCCTGCGAGCTGCTGCATATTCCGGTGCCGGAAAAACTGTGCGTCATCGGCATTGATAATGAAGAGTTGACCCGCTATCTGTCGCGCGTCGCGCTCTCCTCAGTGGCACAGGGGACCCGGCAGATGGGTTACCAGGCGGCCAAGCTGCTGCATCGACTGCTGGATAAAGAGCCGCTCCCGCTACAGCGTCGGCTGGTGCCGCCCATGCGCGTTGTCGAACGGCGCTCCACGGATTATCGCTCGCTCAGCGATCCGTCGGTCATTCAGGCCATGCACTACATCCGCAATAACGCCTGCAAGGGCATCAAGGTCGAACAGGTGCTGGATGCCGTCGGTATTTCCCGTTCTAACCTCGAGAAGCGCTTCAAGGAGGAGGTCGGCGATACCATTCACTCCATCATTCACCGCGAGAAACTCGAAAAGGCCCGCAGCCTGCTGGTGTCCACCACGCTGTCGATTAATGAAATTTCGCAAATGTGCGGCTATCCGTCGCTGCAATATTTCTATTCGGTATTTAAGAAAGAGTACGACGTGACGCCGAAGGAGTACCGGGACAGGCACAGTGAAGTGATGATGTAG
- the xylH gene encoding xylose ABC transporter permease XylH, with the protein MSKNTSSEIKIIPPAPAGMAGLKGLNLQVFVMIAAIVVIMLFFTWATEGAYLSARNISNLLRQTAITGILAVGMVFVIISAEIDLSVGSMMGLLGGAAAIFDVWLGWPLPLTIVVTLAMGLILGAWNGWWVAYRKVPSFIVTLAGMLAFRGILIGITNGTTVSPTSPAMSQIGQSYLPDGLGFGIGVIGMAAFIVWQWRGRLRRQSLGLTTPAPTSTVARQSITAVIVLGAIWLLNDYRGVPTPVLILAALLLAGMFMATRTAFGRRIYAIGGNLEAARLSGISVERTKLAVFAINGLMVAIAGLILSSRLGAGSPSAGNIAELDAIAACVIGGTSLAGGVGSVAGAVMGAFIMSALDNGMSMMDVATFWQYIVKGAILLLAVWMDSATKRRA; encoded by the coding sequence ATGTCGAAAAACACGTCGTCTGAGATAAAAATTATCCCGCCCGCCCCTGCCGGTATGGCTGGACTCAAAGGGCTGAACCTGCAGGTTTTCGTGATGATCGCCGCGATTGTGGTGATTATGCTGTTCTTCACCTGGGCCACCGAAGGAGCCTATTTAAGCGCGCGTAATATTTCTAACCTGCTGCGGCAGACGGCGATCACCGGCATCCTGGCGGTCGGGATGGTGTTCGTCATTATTTCCGCCGAGATCGATCTTTCCGTGGGCTCGATGATGGGGCTGCTCGGCGGCGCAGCGGCGATTTTTGACGTCTGGCTCGGCTGGCCGCTGCCGCTGACCATTGTGGTCACGCTGGCGATGGGGCTGATTCTCGGCGCCTGGAACGGCTGGTGGGTCGCCTACCGCAAAGTCCCGTCGTTTATCGTCACCCTCGCCGGGATGCTGGCGTTCCGCGGCATTCTGATCGGTATCACCAACGGCACCACCGTCTCGCCCACCAGCCCGGCGATGTCGCAAATTGGACAAAGCTATCTGCCTGACGGTCTGGGTTTCGGCATCGGCGTCATTGGCATGGCGGCCTTTATTGTCTGGCAATGGCGCGGTCGCCTGCGTCGCCAGTCTCTGGGATTAACCACGCCCGCGCCAACCTCGACGGTGGCTCGCCAGAGCATCACCGCGGTTATCGTGCTCGGCGCCATCTGGCTATTAAACGATTATCGCGGCGTCCCCACGCCGGTTCTCATCCTGGCGGCCCTGCTGCTGGCGGGGATGTTTATGGCCACCCGCACAGCCTTCGGCCGGCGAATCTATGCCATTGGCGGCAATCTGGAAGCCGCACGTCTGTCCGGAATTAGCGTTGAGCGTACCAAGCTGGCCGTTTTCGCCATCAATGGTCTGATGGTGGCCATCGCCGGTCTGATCCTCAGCTCGCGGCTGGGCGCCGGCTCGCCTTCAGCCGGTAACATCGCCGAGCTGGATGCTATCGCCGCCTGCGTCATCGGCGGCACCAGCCTCGCTGGCGGGGTTGGTAGCGTCGCCGGTGCGGTCATGGGGGCATTTATCATGTCGGCGCTGGATAATGGCATGAGCATGATGGACGTCGCCACGTTCTGGCAGTACATCGTCAAAGGCGCCATTTTACTGCTGGCGGTATGGATGGATTCGGCGACGAAGCGCAGAGCGTAA
- a CDS encoding xylose ABC transporter ATP-binding protein — protein sequence MSWLLEMKNITKTFGTVKAVDNISLRLNAGEIVSLCGENGSGKSTLMKVLCGIYPHGSYDGEIIFAGETLKPSHIRDTERKGIAIIHQELALVKHLSVLENIFLGAEISRYGLLDYETMTLRCQKLLAQVNLTISPDTRVGDLGLGQQQLVEIAKALNKQVRLLILDEPTASLTEQETAILLDIIRDLQAHGIACIYISHKLNEVKAISDTICVIRDGQHIGTRDASGMNEDDVITMMVGRELTALYPNEPHDCGDEILRVEHLTAWHPVNRHIKRVNDISFSLRRGEILGIAGLVGAGRTEAVQCLFGVWPGRWEGKVFIDGQPVAIHHCQQAIAHGIAMVPEDRKKDGIVPVMAVGKNITLAALNQFTGPLSSLDDAGEQHCIQQSIQRLKIKTSSPELAIGRLSGGNQQKAILARCLLLNPRILILDEPTRGIDIGAKYEIYKLINQLVQQGIAVIVISSELPEVLGLSDRVLVMHEGKLKANLVNHHLTQEQVMEAALRSEHHVEKHVV from the coding sequence ATGTCCTGGTTACTTGAAATGAAAAACATCACCAAAACCTTCGGGACCGTGAAGGCGGTGGATAATATCAGCCTGCGGCTTAACGCAGGTGAAATTGTCTCACTCTGCGGCGAAAATGGTTCTGGTAAATCCACGCTCATGAAAGTCCTGTGCGGAATTTATCCTCACGGCAGCTATGACGGTGAGATTATTTTTGCCGGTGAAACGCTTAAGCCCAGTCATATTCGCGACACCGAACGCAAAGGTATCGCCATTATTCACCAGGAGCTGGCGCTGGTTAAACACCTGAGCGTTCTGGAGAATATTTTTCTTGGCGCGGAAATCTCCCGCTATGGTCTCCTTGATTATGAAACCATGACTCTGCGCTGCCAGAAGCTGCTGGCACAGGTGAATTTGACCATTTCACCCGATACCCGTGTCGGCGATCTCGGCCTTGGGCAACAACAGCTGGTTGAAATTGCCAAAGCGCTCAATAAGCAGGTGCGGTTATTAATCCTTGATGAACCCACCGCCTCTCTCACCGAGCAGGAAACGGCCATTCTGCTGGATATCATTCGCGATCTGCAGGCCCACGGCATCGCTTGTATTTATATCTCCCACAAGCTGAATGAGGTGAAAGCCATCTCCGACACCATCTGCGTCATTCGCGATGGCCAGCATATTGGCACCCGCGATGCCAGCGGCATGAATGAAGATGATGTGATAACCATGATGGTTGGCCGCGAACTCACCGCTCTCTACCCGAACGAGCCGCACGACTGCGGCGATGAAATTTTACGCGTCGAGCATTTAACCGCCTGGCACCCGGTCAACCGGCATATTAAGCGGGTCAACGATATCTCTTTTTCACTGCGTCGCGGTGAAATCCTCGGCATTGCCGGGCTGGTCGGCGCCGGGCGTACCGAGGCCGTCCAGTGCCTGTTTGGCGTCTGGCCGGGGCGCTGGGAAGGGAAAGTGTTCATTGACGGTCAGCCGGTGGCGATTCATCACTGCCAGCAGGCTATCGCCCACGGTATTGCCATGGTCCCGGAGGACCGCAAGAAAGACGGTATCGTGCCGGTGATGGCGGTGGGTAAGAACATCACTCTGGCGGCGTTAAATCAGTTTACCGGCCCGCTGAGCAGCCTCGATGACGCCGGGGAGCAGCACTGCATCCAGCAATCCATCCAGCGGCTGAAAATCAAAACGTCATCGCCGGAGCTGGCCATTGGTCGTCTGAGCGGCGGCAACCAGCAGAAAGCGATTCTGGCCCGCTGCCTGTTGCTGAATCCGCGCATCCTGATTCTCGATGAACCCACACGCGGCATCGATATCGGGGCGAAATACGAAATCTACAAACTGATTAATCAGCTGGTGCAGCAGGGGATCGCCGTCATCGTCATCTCGTCCGAACTGCCTGAAGTTCTCGGGTTAAGCGATCGGGTGCTGGTGATGCATGAAGGCAAGCTGAAAGCCAATTTAGTCAATCATCATCTGACCCAGGAGCAGGTGATGGAAGCCGCGTTGAGGAGCGAACACCATGTCGAAAAACACGTCGTCTGA